The DNA sequence GCACATGGAAACCCAGGACGCCTTTCTTTCGGTGCCGGCGCGGCAGGTGTTGCAGGGCTATGCCAGCGAGGCCGAGCAGGCCTGGCGCAGCGGCGGGCGGGCAGGGCTGGACCGCTGGCTGGCGGCGATGCGCCAGCGCGAACACGGTTGGGTTGGCGTGTTCGACCTCAACCTGCGGCCACTCGACAGCGCCAGCCTCGACCCGCAGACCATGCAACGCTTGACCCGCCTGCGCGGTGTCGACTGGCCGATGAGTCAGCGCACCGTGGGGCAGCCGTGGCTGCGCATACCGTTTCCGGGGGCAGCGGAGCAGGGCCTGCTGGTGATCGAACTGCCGCAGCGCTTCAACCCCGGCCAGCACCGGCTGTTATGGCGGGTCGTCACCAACGGCATCATCCCTGGCCTGTTCACCCTGCTGCTGTGCGTGGGGCTTTACCGCATGCTGATCGTGCCGTTGAACCAGTTGCGCGAGCAGGCCAACGCCTGGCGCGCCGACCAGCTGTCGGCGCGCCTCGACTCACGTACCATCGCCCGCCACGACGAACTGGGCGAGCTGGCCCGCGCCTTCGACCAGATGGCCGAGCGCTTGCAGGGGACGGTGGCGATGCAACAGCAGTTGCTACGCGACCTGTCCCACGAAATGCGTACGCCGCTCAGCCGGCTGCGCGTGGCCTGCGAGAGCGAAACCGACCTGCCACGCCTGCGTGAACGCTTGTCACGGGAGCTGGGCTGCATGCAGCAGCTGGTCGAAGATACCCTGCAACTGGCCTGGCAGGATGCCGAGCGCGCGCCGATGAACCTGGAGCCGATCGAGGTCCATGCCCTGTGGGAGTTGCTGGCCGAGAACGCCAGTTACGAGAGCGGCTGGTCGCTCGCGCGGTTGCGCTGCGAGGTGCCGGCCGGCTGCTGGGTGCTGGGCAACCTCAATCATCTGGCCCA is a window from the Pseudomonas anuradhapurensis genome containing:
- a CDS encoding sensor histidine kinase, with product MLDRHSLFWKLAILLVGFCLLMIGLSYTWGRHMETQDAFLSVPARQVLQGYASEAEQAWRSGGRAGLDRWLAAMRQREHGWVGVFDLNLRPLDSASLDPQTMQRLTRLRGVDWPMSQRTVGQPWLRIPFPGAAEQGLLVIELPQRFNPGQHRLLWRVVTNGIIPGLFTLLLCVGLYRMLIVPLNQLREQANAWRADQLSARLDSRTIARHDELGELARAFDQMAERLQGTVAMQQQLLRDLSHEMRTPLSRLRVACESETDLPRLRERLSRELGCMQQLVEDTLQLAWQDAERAPMNLEPIEVHALWELLAENASYESGWSLARLRCEVPAGCWVLGNLNHLAQALENLLRNAIRHSPAEGVVRLGGQRDGSYWRLWLEDEGGGVGEDDLERIFAPFSRLDGSRPGDGGFGLGLSIARSAIQRQGGTLWAENGKRGLRLCMRLPLHAAVTQQPAPSL